The genome window GGCGGATTTCCGGTGTGCTTCCAGCACCTCGAAGTATAGGTTCTGTGCTTGATAGAGGCTGAGGTGCCATTGGTGTTCGTCGACGAAGAGGGCGAGCATCGCGCAGATCCCGTCCGTCGCGGCGGCGTCCCCGGGGTCCTCGCAGAGCCGATCCATCCGCCGGTCCAGCCATTGAGAGACGGCGAAGCCGATGCGGGGGACGTCAAGCGCCGTCCTCCACCGCGCCGCGAGGCGGAGCTGCCCACGGATGTGCGCGATGTCGGGAACCTCGTGCTCCAGGGCGTGGACGATATTCGACGTCAGGGCGACCTCGGCGGCCGAGGCGATGATCCGGGGCGGCCGCATCTCCAGGGTCGTCAGGTAGTCCAGGAGCGAGTCGTAGCTGCGGACGATGGAATGAACGCTCTCCTCGATCCGGGCGACGTCCTGCCGCAGCAGCTTGTCCAGGACCTTGCGCTGGGCGTCGGCCAGGATATGGCGCAGGGAGAACAAGTCGTGCCCGAAGCGCCCGACCAATCCCCTCTCATCGGACCCGGCGAAGAGTTCTCGCAGGGCGTCCGCCTCCCCGGCCGTCACCTCCCGGACCTCCCGCTCGGGGGCGACCCCGCACAGGATGGAGGTGCCGCCTCGATAGTTGGCGGCGAAGAGGAAGGTCTCCTCCTCCCCCGTGACCTCGGAACGGACCCGAACCGTCCCGGCCGAGAAGGCGCAGGAGCCCGCGGCCCCCTGTGGCGGGGATGCTTCCGAGGGCGAGATTTTTTTCGGGGCTGAGTTTTTTCCCGAATTTGAGGCTTTTTCCGAGGTTGAGTTTTTTCCCGAATCTGAGGCTTTTTCCGGGACGGCGGCGGTCCCGGAGAAGCGCCAGCATCCCTCGGAGAAGGCGGGCGCGAAGCCCGGGAAGAGCGACGTGATCCCGTAGTGCGCGGCCAGCCGGGCCTTCGTGATCCGGCCGGGCCGGACCAGCAGCTCGTAGACCCGGGCGCCGTTTCCGAGCTCGGGGACATTGCTGGGGGCCCTCTCCAGCATCCTCAGGAACTCGGGGGCGCAGTCCCGCCCGGAGAGGTCCCTCGCCAGCTCGATGGCGCGGGCCGCATAGCGGAGGATCTGCACCGTCTCGATGCGGGAGATGTCGTCGAAGAACCAGCCGCAGCTCGTGTACATCAGCAGGGTGGAGCGCTGCAGCTCCATCAGGGAGAGGGCCCGTGTGCGCTCCTCGGGGCCGAGGGGACGCGCGGCATGCCGCGCGAGCCAGCGCTCCACGTTCTCAGGCGAGCGGTCGGAGATGACGGCGATATAAGCGTCCCGGGTGCCCCATGGGTCGGGGAAGAGCCCCCGGCCCTCGCGCTCGAAGATGTCGGCCAGCGAGTCCCTCAGCGCATCCAGGGCCTCCCGCAGCGGACCGCGCCATTGCTGGTGGAACCCCGGCGTCCCCGCGTTGCAGCCGCAGTCCCCCCTCCATCGCTCCACGCCGTGGGCGCAGCTCCAGGAGGAGTTCTCGACGATCCGCACGGCGTGTTCCGGGGGGAAGAGCGCCAGGAACTCGCCGTAGACGGTGAGCTGGGCCTCCCGGGAGCGGTCCAGCGTCTCCAGGCAGTAGGCCAGGGCCATGTCCCCATGGTCGTGATGGTGCCCGTAGGACTCCCCGTCCGTCGCGACGTGGGAGAGCACCGGGAGGTTCGAGTCCGCCAGTGCGCCGATCAGGCGATGAGCGAAGTTCTCCCCGTTGTTCAGAAGCCCGCCGAAGGCGATCTCCTGGGAGATCCGGCCGTCGTAGAAGAACAGCGCGATGCTTCGGCCGGAGGGAAGGTCGCAGCGATAGGCGCAGCGGGTGTCCACCCGCTCCCCCCTCACGTCGCGCCAGGCACCCTCCCCGAGGGGACGGACCTCGGCGGCCTGCTTGGGGGCCAGGACGGTGAACCGGATGCCGTTCTCCGCCAGGACCTCCAGGGTCTCCGTGTCCACGGCGGTCTCGGCCAGCCACATCCCCTCGGGGGCGCGCCCGAAGCGCCTTTTGAAGTCCTCGATTCCCCAGACGACCTGGGTCCTCTTGTCGCGGCGGTTGGCCAGGGGCATGATGATGTGGTTGTAGACCTGCGCCATCGCGGGGCCGTGCCCGGAGAAGCGCTTTCGTCCCAGGGCGTCCGCCTCCAGGATCGCGTGGTAGCAGCGGGGTTCCCGTTCCTCCATCCAGGAGAGGAGGGTAGGCCCCACGTTGAAGCTGATCCGAGAATAGTTGTTGCAGATTTTGGCGATGTTCCCATCGGCATCGAGGATTCGGGACGCGGCGTTTCGGCTGTAGCACTCGGCTGCGATCCGGGCGTTCCAGTCGTGCCAGGGAGCCGCCGACTCCTGCAGTTCGACGGCCTCGAGCCAGGGGTTCTCCCTCGGCGGTTGGTAGAAGTGTCCGTGGATACAGACGTAGCGGGGCATGCGAAAAAACTCCCTTCACATTGCGGTAAAAGGCAAGAGGATACGGGCTTTCCCCGGCTTTCCTTTTTTGTGTCCGTCCGGGCCTTAGTCCGGGGTCTTGAGGTGAAAGACG of uncultured Fretibacterium sp. contains these proteins:
- a CDS encoding DUF3536 domain-containing protein, which gives rise to MPRYVCIHGHFYQPPRENPWLEAVELQESAAPWHDWNARIAAECYSRNAASRILDADGNIAKICNNYSRISFNVGPTLLSWMEEREPRCYHAILEADALGRKRFSGHGPAMAQVYNHIIMPLANRRDKRTQVVWGIEDFKRRFGRAPEGMWLAETAVDTETLEVLAENGIRFTVLAPKQAAEVRPLGEGAWRDVRGERVDTRCAYRCDLPSGRSIALFFYDGRISQEIAFGGLLNNGENFAHRLIGALADSNLPVLSHVATDGESYGHHHDHGDMALAYCLETLDRSREAQLTVYGEFLALFPPEHAVRIVENSSWSCAHGVERWRGDCGCNAGTPGFHQQWRGPLREALDALRDSLADIFEREGRGLFPDPWGTRDAYIAVISDRSPENVERWLARHAARPLGPEERTRALSLMELQRSTLLMYTSCGWFFDDISRIETVQILRYAARAIELARDLSGRDCAPEFLRMLERAPSNVPELGNGARVYELLVRPGRITKARLAAHYGITSLFPGFAPAFSEGCWRFSGTAAVPEKASDSGKNSTSEKASNSGKNSAPKKISPSEASPPQGAAGSCAFSAGTVRVRSEVTGEEETFLFAANYRGGTSILCGVAPEREVREVTAGEADALRELFAGSDERGLVGRFGHDLFSLRHILADAQRKVLDKLLRQDVARIEESVHSIVRSYDSLLDYLTTLEMRPPRIIASAAEVALTSNIVHALEHEVPDIAHIRGQLRLAARWRTALDVPRIGFAVSQWLDRRMDRLCEDPGDAAATDGICAMLALFVDEHQWHLSLYQAQNLYFEVLEAHRKSALPPKAWDALHRLGRRLRFSEAMLRKR